A stretch of Flavobacteriales bacterium DNA encodes these proteins:
- a CDS encoding cytochrome c oxidase subunit II has protein sequence MTKLLILIVVVLGILAVAQLARVYELTSKLRGKREEEISDADNRMNATLMWLFPIAYFGFFIWLVVAYGDKMLPVAASTQGADTDALLDFNWWILVPVFFVTNILLFYYAGKYTYSKDRRAFWQPHNNKLELLWTVVPALVLFVIIIYGLTTWQQITGPASPEAVQVELYAKQFDWTARYPGKDGMLGATDYRLINGDNPLGIVTANAIEKRMAEIAQEKADAKAALEGLLPDSKVEELEHRIAYLDRMAARIVNLRMVMQQDIKANGAASTYLHGADDVVTKDFYLPVRKEAQILIRSRDIIHSAFIPHLRIQMNAVPGMTTSMKVVPTITTDSMRTVPEVMRQVAEINAQRQAEGKGEYTFDFLLLCNKICGASHYNMQMPLIVTTPAEFDAWLAEANKKPFEGAEPAAEPAPVDSSMTAAKDSMAVAALPSGQ, from the coding sequence ATGACCAAGCTCCTGATCCTGATCGTCGTGGTCCTGGGCATCCTCGCGGTGGCCCAGCTGGCACGCGTGTATGAGCTCACCTCCAAGCTGCGCGGAAAGCGCGAAGAGGAAATCTCGGACGCCGACAATCGGATGAACGCCACGCTCATGTGGCTGTTCCCGATCGCCTACTTCGGGTTCTTCATCTGGCTGGTGGTTGCTTACGGGGATAAGATGCTGCCCGTGGCCGCGAGCACCCAAGGTGCCGATACCGACGCGCTGCTCGACTTCAACTGGTGGATCCTGGTGCCGGTGTTCTTCGTCACCAACATCCTTCTCTTCTACTATGCCGGCAAATACACCTACAGCAAGGACCGCCGCGCCTTCTGGCAGCCGCATAACAACAAGCTCGAGCTGCTTTGGACCGTGGTGCCTGCATTGGTGCTCTTCGTCATCATCATCTACGGCCTCACCACCTGGCAGCAGATCACCGGCCCGGCCAGCCCCGAAGCCGTTCAAGTGGAGCTGTACGCCAAGCAGTTCGATTGGACGGCCCGCTATCCCGGCAAGGATGGCATGCTCGGGGCAACCGATTACCGCCTGATCAACGGCGATAATCCGCTCGGGATCGTCACGGCGAACGCCATCGAGAAGCGCATGGCCGAGATCGCGCAGGAGAAAGCCGATGCCAAGGCAGCCTTGGAAGGCCTGCTGCCCGACTCCAAGGTTGAGGAACTGGAGCACCGAATCGCCTACCTCGACCGCATGGCCGCGCGCATCGTGAACCTGCGCATGGTGATGCAACAGGACATCAAGGCCAATGGCGCTGCCAGCACTTACCTGCACGGCGCCGACGACGTGGTGACCAAGGATTTCTACCTGCCGGTGCGCAAAGAGGCCCAGATCCTCATCCGTAGCCGTGACATCATCCACAGCGCCTTCATCCCGCACCTGCGGATCCAGATGAATGCGGTTCCTGGCATGACCACGAGCATGAAGGTGGTGCCCACGATCACAACCGACAGCATGCGCACCGTTCCCGAGGTGATGCGCCAAGTGGCGGAAATCAATGCGCAACGGCAAGCAGAGGGCAAAGGGGAATACACCTTCGACTTCCTGCTGCTTTGCAATAAGATCTGCGGCGCCAGCCACTACAACATGCAGATGCCGCTCATCGTCACCACGCCAGCCGAGTTCGATGCGTGGCTGGCGGAGGCGAACAAGAAGCCTTTTGAAGGAGCCGAGCCGGCGGCCGAACCGGCTCCAGTTGATTCGAGCATGACCGCCGCGAAGGATAGCATGGCCGTGGCCGCGCTGCCTTCCGGACAATGA
- a CDS encoding quinol:cytochrome C oxidoreductase, with amino-acid sequence MGLGAIATIAGVIGDHSDHHQRTWSALLVNGFFFLGIGLGALFFYALQNATETAWSVLVKRVYEAIMGWVPVGAIVMIIVLAAGTFGLHHIYHWMDASLYVKDGPNYDAIMDGKSVFLNQPFFWVRSLVYLATFIIAARWFRKKSLEMDGLTGESLVRTHLLTYRRGALFLVFFAVFSSTLAWDWLMSIDAHWFSTLYGWYVFSGMWVSAMITGVILVLYLKRKGYLPQVNNSHIHDMGKWVFAISFLWTYLYFSQFMLIWYANIPEEVTYFQDRIDHHPGLLWTIFFINFAVPMALLMSRDAKRNPRFLIGVGTVIFIGHWLDVNMMVMPGANGHDFHGIGMLDAGLFVLFLGAFIRVVLGTLAKAPLTPVNHPYLEESVHHSI; translated from the coding sequence ATCGGCTTGGGCGCGATCGCCACCATCGCAGGCGTGATCGGCGACCATAGCGACCATCACCAGCGCACTTGGAGCGCCCTGCTCGTCAATGGCTTCTTCTTCCTGGGCATCGGCTTGGGCGCTCTGTTCTTCTACGCGCTCCAGAACGCCACCGAGACCGCCTGGAGCGTTTTGGTGAAGCGCGTGTATGAGGCCATCATGGGCTGGGTCCCCGTGGGTGCTATCGTGATGATCATCGTGCTTGCTGCTGGCACTTTCGGCCTGCACCACATCTACCATTGGATGGATGCCAGCCTCTATGTGAAGGACGGACCTAACTACGACGCCATCATGGATGGCAAGAGCGTCTTCCTGAACCAGCCTTTCTTCTGGGTGCGATCGCTGGTTTACCTGGCCACCTTCATCATCGCCGCGCGCTGGTTCCGCAAGAAGAGCCTTGAGATGGACGGTCTCACCGGCGAGAGCCTCGTGCGCACGCATCTGCTCACCTACCGCCGCGGCGCCCTCTTCCTGGTGTTCTTCGCCGTGTTCAGCAGCACCCTCGCATGGGACTGGCTCATGAGCATCGATGCGCACTGGTTCAGCACCCTCTACGGCTGGTACGTGTTCAGCGGCATGTGGGTGAGCGCCATGATCACCGGCGTGATACTCGTGCTCTACCTGAAGCGCAAGGGTTACTTGCCGCAGGTGAACAACAGCCACATCCACGACATGGGCAAGTGGGTGTTCGCCATCAGCTTCCTCTGGACCTACCTCTACTTCTCCCAGTTCATGCTGATCTGGTATGCCAACATCCCGGAGGAAGTGACCTATTTCCAGGACCGCATCGACCATCACCCCGGCCTGCTCTGGACCATCTTCTTCATCAACTTCGCCGTTCCCATGGCGCTGCTGATGAGCCGTGATGCCAAGCGCAACCCGCGATTCCTCATCGGCGTGGGCACCGTGATCTTCATCGGGCATTGGCTCGATGTGAACATGATGGTGATGCCGGGCGCCAACGGCCACGACTTCCACGGCATCGGCATGCTCGATGCTGGCCTCTTCGTGCTCTTCCTCGGCGCCTTCATCCGCGTGGTGCTCGGCACCTTGGCCAAGGCCCCGCTCACACCCGTGAATCACCCCTACCTGGAGGAGAGCGTACATCATAGCATCTGA
- a CDS encoding cbb3-type cytochrome c oxidase subunit I, translating to MGATAHAAHAGHDAGHAHHHHEESFISKWVFSQDHKMIGKQFLVTAIFMAWVAVIMSLIFRLQLAWPNEGFAFTNFFLGDKWAPGGVLDSNMYLALVTIHGTIMVFFVLTGGLSGTFANLLIPLQVGARDMASGFINMLSYWFFFLSSVVMLSSLFVEGGPASAGWTIYPPLSALPKAIPGSGTGMTLWLVSMTLFIASSLMGGLNYVVTILNLRTKGMKMTRLPLTMWAIFLTAVLGVLSFPVLLSAALLLLLDRSLGTSFYLSDIHLAGEALEQTGGSPILFQHLFWFLGHPEVYIVLLPALGITSEIISTNARKPIFGYRAMIGSILAIGFLSFIVWGHHMFVTGMNPFLGSVFVATTLLIAIPSAVKVFNYITTLWRGNIIFTPGMLFSIGLVATFIAGGLTGIILADSALDIAVHDTYFVVAHFHIVMGMSAIFGMFAGIYHWFPKMYGKMMNTKLGYAHFWITLVCAFGVFFPMHFIGLAGAPRRYYDYTEFPMFDTVIDLNVIVTLFAIIGALGQVIFTYNFFYSVFRGPKAVQNPWRSNTLEWTTPVEHIHGNWPGPIPTVHRWPYDYSKPGKPEDWVSQITPLDHDEEEH from the coding sequence ATGGGCGCAACCGCGCATGCCGCACACGCCGGGCACGATGCCGGCCACGCGCATCACCACCACGAGGAGAGCTTCATCTCCAAATGGGTGTTCTCGCAAGATCACAAGATGATCGGGAAGCAGTTCCTGGTCACTGCCATCTTCATGGCCTGGGTGGCCGTGATTATGAGCCTGATCTTCCGCCTGCAGCTGGCATGGCCCAACGAGGGCTTCGCGTTCACCAACTTCTTCCTGGGCGACAAGTGGGCACCTGGTGGCGTGCTCGACAGCAACATGTACTTGGCGCTGGTCACGATCCACGGCACGATCATGGTGTTCTTCGTGCTGACGGGCGGATTGAGCGGCACGTTCGCCAACCTGCTCATCCCCTTGCAGGTGGGCGCGCGCGACATGGCCAGCGGGTTCATCAATATGCTGAGCTATTGGTTCTTCTTCCTCAGCAGCGTGGTGATGCTCTCTTCCTTGTTCGTGGAAGGAGGTCCCGCCAGCGCAGGTTGGACGATCTATCCGCCGCTTAGCGCTTTGCCCAAGGCCATTCCGGGTTCCGGGACCGGCATGACGCTCTGGCTGGTGAGCATGACGCTCTTCATCGCAAGTTCGCTGATGGGCGGCCTCAACTATGTGGTCACCATCCTGAACCTGCGCACGAAGGGCATGAAGATGACCCGCCTGCCATTGACGATGTGGGCCATCTTCCTCACCGCCGTGCTCGGCGTGCTCAGCTTCCCCGTGCTGCTCAGCGCCGCGCTGCTGCTGCTGCTCGATCGCAGCCTGGGCACCAGCTTCTACCTCAGCGATATCCACCTGGCCGGCGAAGCGCTGGAACAGACCGGTGGCAGCCCCATCCTCTTCCAGCACCTGTTCTGGTTCCTGGGCCACCCGGAGGTGTACATCGTGCTGCTGCCCGCGCTGGGCATCACCTCGGAGATCATCTCCACCAATGCACGCAAGCCCATCTTCGGCTACCGGGCCATGATCGGCTCCATCCTCGCGATCGGCTTCCTCAGCTTCATCGTTTGGGGCCACCACATGTTCGTGACCGGCATGAACCCCTTCCTCGGAAGCGTTTTCGTGGCCACCACATTGCTGATCGCCATACCCAGCGCGGTGAAGGTGTTCAATTACATCACCACGCTCTGGCGCGGCAACATCATCTTCACGCCGGGCATGCTCTTCAGCATCGGCTTGGTGGCCACCTTCATCGCTGGCGGCCTCACCGGGATCATCCTCGCCGATAGCGCCCTCGACATCGCCGTGCACGACACCTACTTCGTGGTCGCGCACTTCCACATCGTGATGGGCATGAGCGCCATCTTCGGCATGTTCGCCGGCATCTACCACTGGTTCCCGAAGATGTACGGCAAGATGATGAACACGAAGCTGGGCTACGCCCACTTCTGGATCACGCTGGTGTGCGCCTTCGGGGTCTTCTTCCCGATGCACTTCATCGGCCTTGCCGGTGCTCCGCGCCGCTATTACGATTACACGGAGTTCCCCATGTTCGATACCGTGATCGATCTGAATGTGATCGTCACCCTGTTCGCCATAATCGGGGCGCTGGGCCAGGTGATCTTCACCTACAACTTCTTCTACAGCGTGTTCCGCGGGCCCAAGGCGGTGCAGAACCCGTGGAGGAGCAATACGCTGGAATGGACAACGCCGGTTGAGCACATCCATGGCAATTGGCCCGGCCCGATCCCAACGGTGCACCGCTGGCCTTACGATTACAGCAAGCCCGGCAAACCGGAGGATTGGGTGAGCCAGATCACGCCGCTCGACCACGACGAAGAGGAGCACTGA